Below is a genomic region from Neorhizobium galegae.
TTCTCCTAAACCACGGGCTTGAAAGGCCCTCTGATAATGGCCGAAACCCGAAATTTCACATGGGGCACCCTACTATATGAAGAATTCTCCGGTTGCCAGCCGCCGGGCGTGGATAATTCGCCACGCGATGACGCTCGCAACGGTGGCGATCATTCTGGTCTACGCCGCTTTCATCCAGTGGGTCTGGGGCTGGCAGAGCGTCGTGTCGCTGTGGAGCAGCGCCGGCTGGGGCTCGGCGGCGATAGCGCTGGCGCTGCTGCTCGGCACCTACGTTCTGCGCACCTGGCGTATCTACGACTACTTTCCGGCCGAGACCGGCGGCCGGTTCGGCACGCTGCTGAGGCTCGTCCAGGTCCATAACCTCTTGAACATCATGCTGCCCTTCCGCACCGGCGAGGCGAGTTTTCCGCTGCTGATGAAGCGCGAGTTCGGCCTGGGCGTTGCGCGCAGCACCGCGGCGCTGTTGGTCATGCGGCTCTTCGACCTGCATGCGCTGCTCGCCGCCGCCGGCACGGGGCTGGCGCTGCAGACAGGGAAACTCTGGGCCTGGGCGCTCTGGCTCGCCTTCCTCATCCTGCCGGCAATTACCTTCGTGCTGCGCGGCCAGGCCTTCCGTCTTGCGGCCAAGGCCCTTCCGAACAAAGCGAAAAAACTGCTCGA
It encodes:
- a CDS encoding lysylphosphatidylglycerol synthase transmembrane domain-containing protein; translation: MKNSPVASRRAWIIRHAMTLATVAIILVYAAFIQWVWGWQSVVSLWSSAGWGSAAIALALLLGTYVLRTWRIYDYFPAETGGRFGTLLRLVQVHNLLNIMLPFRTGEASFPLLMKREFGLGVARSTAALLVMRLFDLHALLAAAGTGLALQTGKLWAWALWLAFLILPAITFVLRGQAFRLAAKALPNKAKKLLDEVEAGLPLDAKAFARAWGATLINWFTKIAVLAWVLGLLGGLSVAASFGGALGGELSSVLPVHAPAGVGTYPAGITAGAIAFGAGTAGLPLAELGQAAVNTHLLVIVSSLVGTALSLLVARPTRDRR